Genomic segment of Egibacteraceae bacterium:
GACGCCGTCGACCGACGCCATGCGCGCGCCGAGGCCGAGCTGCATCGGGTTGATGCCGCCGGCCACGCCGGCCACGGCGCCGGTGCCGCCGCGCACGACCTGGGTGAGCGCCTCCTGGAAGGTGACCCGGGAGGACTTGTACCCGGTGGTGTTGACGTTGGCGATGTTGTTGCCCACCACGTCCATCATCGTCTGGTGGGCACGCAGGCCGGAGACCCCGGCGAACATCGAGCGGAGCATGAGCAGTTCCTTTCGTGAGGATGGGTTTCCTACAGGGAGGTGGAGCGGTGGATCTCGAGCGTGGCGTGCAGGGGCACCTCGCGGTCGCCGACGAGCAGCACCGGGCCGTGCGTCGTGAACCGGATGCCGTCGACGGTGCCGCGCACCTCCTCACCCGACACCCGGGCGAGCACCGTCGAGCCGACGAGGTCGTTGGCGATCGTGACCTGCGTCAGGCCGAGCATCTGCTGCTGAGCGGCGGCGATCTGCTGGAGCGTCTCGATCTGGGTGAACTGCGCGGTCTGCTGCAGCATCGCGGACGGGTCGGACGGCGCCATGGGGTTCTGGTAGCGCAGCTGGGCGACGAGCAGCTTCAGGAACGCCTGGCTGTCGAGGCCGCCGAGCGCTGAGGCGGTCGTGGGGACTGGGGCGGCGGACACCCCGCCGATCGT
This window contains:
- a CDS encoding flagellar hook capping FlgD N-terminal domain-containing protein, with protein sequence MPTIGGVSAAPVPTTASALGGLDSQAFLKLLVAQLRYQNPMAPSDPSAMLQQTAQFTQIETLQQIAAAQQQMLGLTQVTIANDLVGSTVLARVSGEEVRGTVDGIRFTTHGPVLLVGDREVPLHATLEIHRSTSL